A region of Asterias amurensis chromosome 20, ASM3211899v1 DNA encodes the following proteins:
- the LOC139952470 gene encoding myc protein — protein MAAIAHRIVLTSDQIQVRDHRDHNYHRSSQSIPDDDMNSLEDSDSMESCFAGEEEFYSSTLTPPTPSEDIWKKFELYPTPPLSPSHNPDDKESDRHPRHHQQDGEADLLQEVTNILMDDDDLPWLTRKCHFSDPVFRAPSPISPALIQDCMWSSIIAEERRKLFMKSEKKHAEERATKKASTLSSGVMLPPLVPASEYGSSDCVDPSAVFPYPLSETRLDLFSSGTNTPSDSEEEIDVVTVEKKHHSVHKINTTRPYHKQSTKVRHQHHHRPISVALVGSKRGRPSTATILSIPIKKLKTEGNLEEVKQILQKSNLIRSSSGSSRGSSRGCSRNSSQPSSQPSSHPSSDSEDTEKRACHNVLERKRREDLRTSFLLLRDEVPELGTCDRAAKVVILKKATDYVSSLRDREETLRMDMATEKNRNLQLRRRLEALLAPLTL, from the exons ATGGCAGCAATTGCACACCGAATAGTGCTCACCAGCGATCAGATTCAAGTCAGAGATCACCGAGACCACAATTATCATCGGTCATCTCAATCCATACCAGACGACGATATGAACTCACTTGAAGACAGCGATTCTATGGAGTCTTGCTTCGCAGGAGAGGAGGAATTTTACTCCTCCACGCTAACCCCGCCCACCCCCAGTGAGGACATTTGGAAGAAGTTTGAGTTGTACCCAACCCCACCCCTAAGCCCAAGTCACAATCCAGATGACAAGGAAAGTGATCGTCACCCAAGACATCATCAACAAGATGGCGAAGCAGATCTCCTTCAAGAAGTTACCAACATCCTTATGGACGATGATGACCTTCCGTGGTTAACCCGCAAGTGCCACTTCTCCGACCCTGTCTTCCGCGCCCCCTCCCCGATCAGCCCGGCCCTTATCCAGGATTGTATGTGGAGCAGCATTATTGCTGAAGAGAGGCGGAAACTTTTCATGAAGTCTGAGAAGAAACATGCGGAGGAGAGAGCAACCAAGAAAGCGTCGACGCTGAGTTCGGGAGTGATGCTCCCACCCCTGGTACCAGCATCTGAGTACGGGTCCTCGGACTGTGTGGATCCTTCTGCTGTATTCCCATACCCACTCAGTGAAACCAGATTGGATTTATTCAGCTCAGGAACAAACACACCTTCTGACTCTG AAGAAGAGATTGATGTCGTCACAGTTGAGAAGAAGCACCACTCCGTTCACAAAATCAACACAACAAGACCGTATCACAAACAATCCACAAAAGTACGCCACCAGCACCATCACCGGCCGATAAGCGTGGCCCTGGTTGGGAGCAAGCGAGGGCGCCCTTCAACAGCGACGATACTCTCGATACCTATCAAGAAGCTGAAGACGGAGGGGAATCTGGAGGAGGTCAAACAAATCTTACAGAAGTCAAATTTGATTCGAAGTTCATCAGGAAGCAGTCGTGGGAGTAGTCGAGGATGCAGTCGAAACAGCAGTCAGCCGTCGAGTCAACCAAGCAGCCACCCATCATCCGATTCTGAGGACACCGAGAAGAGGGCGTGTCACAACGTCTTGGAGAGGAAACGAAGAGAGGATCTCCGAACAAGTTTCCTCCTTCTCCGTGATGAGGTCCCAGAGTTGGGAACCTGTGATCGAGCAGCAAAAGTTGTGATTCTTAAGAAAGCGACAGACTATGTGTCATCTCTTCGAGACAGGGAAGAAACCCTTAGAATGGACATGGCAACGGAGAAGAACAGAAACCTTCAATTAAGGAGGAGACTGGAAGCGCTCTTAGCTCCTCTAACTTTGTAA